In Rubrivirga marina, the following are encoded in one genomic region:
- a CDS encoding response regulator, with protein MSPPPAVLLVEADPTQQLIALSMFRHLGIEADVAEDGRAAVERVSARDYDVVFLSERVGGAEIRDAIRVRRSGGLRVVAVTERADSGMTERLRADGFDDAIHKPLSVAALEEVVCVPVAVGLVDAVRAHVRGLLGEDDEDFVAELVEAFDGSARQALATVSAARETGDVDSIAASAHALKGSAANVGLESLTDAWDVVETGARRGEASALDGSLTAAVAETEQALAQFAARAEA; from the coding sequence ATGTCCCCGCCCCCGGCCGTCCTCCTCGTCGAGGCCGATCCGACTCAGCAACTCATCGCGCTCTCGATGTTCCGGCACCTCGGCATCGAGGCGGACGTCGCGGAGGACGGTCGGGCGGCCGTCGAGCGCGTGTCGGCACGGGACTACGACGTGGTCTTCCTCAGCGAGCGAGTGGGCGGGGCGGAGATCCGCGATGCGATCCGTGTCCGGCGATCCGGTGGCCTCCGCGTCGTCGCCGTCACGGAACGGGCGGATTCCGGCATGACGGAGCGGCTCCGTGCGGATGGCTTCGACGACGCCATCCACAAGCCTCTGTCGGTGGCCGCCCTCGAGGAGGTCGTCTGCGTGCCCGTGGCGGTCGGTCTCGTCGACGCCGTCCGTGCCCACGTCCGCGGCCTCCTCGGCGAGGACGACGAGGACTTCGTGGCCGAGCTGGTCGAGGCGTTTGACGGGTCGGCCCGGCAGGCGCTCGCGACGGTGTCGGCCGCCCGCGAGACCGGCGACGTCGACAGCATCGCGGCGTCGGCGCACGCGCTGAAGGGGAGCGCCGCGAACGTCGGGCTGGAGTCGCTGACGGACGCCTGGGACGTCGTCGAGACCGGAGCCCGTCGCGGCGAGGCGTCCGCGCTCGACGGTTCGCTCACGGCCGCCGTCGCCGAGACCGAACAGGCGCTGGCCCAGTTCGCCGCCCGCGCCGAGGCGTAG
- a CDS encoding PAS domain S-box protein has translation MSDRSDPPAFSFEGQDAYDVLSASLADAVVILDPDGTVAFADPALGGVLGIEAEAIEGRPFLDLVHPDDMVRGEAGEFWSAALPFEREFRVRTPGGRWVWVRALSPATDREGQRPAALDRVLGDRALLLVRDRRGSAPVRAADDLIHRAFDAVNNLVVVTDVRLPDNPLVVVNQNFVDTTGYPREEIIGRNCRFLQVRPNGTRDDEGNGQAEALAQIREAVRTGTATDVLLRNYRKDGTLFYNRLFLTPIRSTAGEVTHFVGVQNDVTEEIEQRDRADRQRRLLRAFFDSAPFLMGVVEYDGALVRHQTANEAALDLFGSSGAAIGEVEGATLADLGFTPAEADTWRRHVEACASTGEPVHFRTVFPWGVEPDAPEARHLDVVVNTTEGAGPLFSYVAEDVTERRRTDRERRLLAAAVEQAAEPIVVTGTEVDEPGPRILYANAAHTRVFGYTADELLGRSPRVFQGPKSDRAVLDRVRDRLKAGEPVQAETVNYRKDGSEFVLQWEIAPVRDENGTLVNWVGTQRDVTERRQLEREILEVAAREQEKMAQDLHDGLGQVLTGAAFRLQALFHALERMGEDELAADALRSRELVEAALGQARAIARGLFPVNVEPDGLADALARLAADGAQAFDIDCTFEGEDVVCPSREHAGHLYRIAQEALANAARHGRARAIALTLTMADDEAVLTIRDDGVGISDTALAGGEGLGLRTMRYRADRVGGEFEVRPRPGGGTIVSVTFEPAVAV, from the coding sequence ATGTCTGACCGCTCCGATCCGCCCGCGTTCTCGTTCGAGGGGCAGGACGCCTACGACGTCCTCTCCGCGTCCCTCGCCGACGCCGTCGTCATCCTGGACCCCGACGGGACCGTCGCCTTCGCCGACCCCGCGCTTGGGGGCGTCCTCGGGATCGAGGCGGAGGCCATCGAGGGCCGCCCGTTCCTCGACCTCGTCCACCCCGACGACATGGTGCGAGGCGAGGCCGGCGAGTTCTGGTCCGCGGCGCTCCCGTTCGAGCGTGAGTTCCGGGTCCGGACCCCCGGCGGGCGGTGGGTCTGGGTCCGCGCGCTGTCGCCGGCGACGGACCGGGAGGGCCAGCGGCCGGCGGCGCTCGACCGCGTGCTCGGCGACCGCGCGCTCCTCCTCGTCCGCGACCGCCGCGGGAGCGCGCCCGTCCGCGCCGCCGACGACCTGATCCACCGGGCGTTCGACGCCGTCAACAACCTCGTCGTCGTGACCGACGTCCGGCTGCCGGATAACCCTCTCGTGGTGGTGAACCAGAACTTCGTCGACACGACGGGCTACCCGCGTGAGGAGATCATCGGGAGGAACTGCCGGTTCCTCCAGGTCCGTCCGAACGGGACGCGCGACGACGAGGGCAATGGGCAGGCCGAGGCGCTCGCCCAGATCCGCGAGGCCGTCCGGACCGGGACCGCGACCGACGTCCTCCTCCGCAACTACCGCAAGGACGGGACGCTCTTCTACAACCGGCTCTTCCTCACGCCCATCCGGAGCACGGCCGGTGAGGTGACCCACTTCGTCGGCGTCCAGAACGACGTGACGGAGGAGATCGAGCAGCGCGACCGGGCCGATCGCCAGCGGCGCCTGCTCCGGGCCTTTTTCGACAGCGCCCCGTTCCTGATGGGCGTCGTGGAGTACGACGGCGCGCTCGTCCGCCACCAGACGGCCAACGAGGCCGCGCTCGACCTGTTCGGGTCGAGCGGGGCGGCGATCGGGGAGGTCGAGGGCGCGACCCTCGCCGACCTCGGGTTCACCCCGGCCGAGGCCGACACCTGGCGGCGCCACGTCGAGGCGTGCGCGTCGACCGGCGAGCCGGTCCACTTCCGGACGGTCTTCCCGTGGGGCGTCGAGCCCGACGCGCCCGAGGCCCGCCACCTCGACGTCGTCGTGAACACGACCGAGGGGGCCGGCCCGCTCTTCTCGTACGTGGCCGAGGACGTGACCGAGCGCCGCCGGACCGACCGCGAGCGCCGGCTCCTGGCCGCCGCCGTCGAGCAGGCCGCCGAGCCCATCGTCGTGACGGGCACCGAGGTCGACGAGCCCGGGCCGCGGATCCTCTACGCGAACGCGGCGCACACGCGGGTCTTCGGCTACACCGCCGACGAGCTCCTCGGCCGGAGCCCGCGGGTCTTCCAGGGGCCGAAGTCGGACCGGGCCGTGCTCGACCGGGTCCGCGACCGCCTGAAGGCCGGCGAGCCGGTCCAGGCCGAGACCGTGAACTACCGGAAGGACGGGTCCGAGTTCGTGCTCCAGTGGGAGATCGCGCCCGTCCGCGACGAGAACGGGACGCTCGTCAACTGGGTGGGGACGCAGCGCGACGTGACGGAGCGGCGCCAGCTCGAGCGCGAGATCCTCGAGGTCGCGGCGCGGGAGCAGGAGAAGATGGCGCAGGACCTCCACGACGGGCTCGGGCAGGTCCTGACGGGCGCCGCGTTCCGCCTCCAGGCCCTGTTCCACGCGCTCGAGCGGATGGGCGAAGACGAGCTCGCCGCCGACGCGCTCCGCTCGCGCGAGCTCGTCGAGGCCGCGCTCGGGCAGGCCCGCGCCATCGCCCGCGGCCTCTTCCCGGTCAACGTCGAACCGGACGGGCTGGCCGACGCGCTCGCCCGGCTCGCCGCCGACGGCGCCCAGGCGTTCGACATCGACTGCACGTTCGAGGGCGAGGACGTCGTGTGCCCCTCGCGCGAGCACGCCGGCCACCTCTACCGGATCGCCCAGGAGGCCCTCGCCAACGCGGCCCGGCACGGCCGCGCGCGGGCCATCGCCCTCACGCTCACGATGGCCGACGACGAGGCCGTCCTCACCATCCGGGACGACGGCGTGGGCATCTCCGACACGGCGCTCGCCGGTGGCGAGGGACTGGGCCTCCGGACCATGCGCTACCGCGCCGACCGGGTGGGGGGCGAGTTCGAGGTTCGGCCGCGGCCGGGTGGGGGAACCATCGTGTCGGTCACGTTCGAGCCGGCCGTGGCGGTCTGA
- the arsS gene encoding arsenosugar biosynthesis radical SAM (seleno)protein ArsS (Some members of this family are selenoproteins.) — protein sequence MDGPKRTTSLYGRRTPLARPAAQIEALDAVDLAAGPTGTGSFHRDLVASGWERGLTPAPLEIVQINIGKLCNMTCRHCHVDSGPDRTEENMDRAAVDACLAAIDHIQAHPDGGSLHTVDLTGGAPELNPHFEYLVDECVARGLHVIDRCNLTILLVRRYRHLPQWLAERGVEVACSLPHYRKLGTDAQRGDGTYDKSIRALAALNEAGYGQGDPDKVLTLVTNPVGSFLAGSQASLEAEWKAALQRYHSVSFDRLFALNNMPMSRYLEWLLEKGQLDAYMDRLLGAFNPAAIDGLMCRNTISVGWDGKIYDCDFNQQLEMDAAVPFGHVADFDLDAWQARTVRTERHCYGCTAGAGSSCGGATA from the coding sequence ATGGACGGGCCGAAGCGGACGACGAGCCTCTACGGCCGGCGGACGCCGCTGGCTCGACCCGCGGCCCAGATCGAAGCGCTCGACGCGGTCGACCTCGCCGCCGGCCCGACCGGGACGGGGAGCTTCCACCGGGACCTCGTCGCGAGCGGGTGGGAGCGCGGGCTCACGCCGGCCCCCCTCGAGATCGTCCAGATCAACATCGGCAAGCTGTGCAACATGACGTGCCGGCACTGCCACGTCGACTCGGGGCCGGACCGGACGGAGGAGAACATGGACCGCGCGGCCGTCGACGCCTGCCTCGCGGCCATCGACCACATCCAGGCCCACCCGGACGGCGGGAGCCTCCACACGGTCGACCTGACGGGCGGGGCGCCGGAGCTTAACCCGCACTTCGAGTACCTCGTCGACGAGTGCGTGGCGCGCGGGCTCCACGTCATCGACCGGTGCAACCTGACGATCCTGCTGGTCCGCCGCTACCGGCACCTGCCCCAGTGGCTGGCCGAGCGCGGCGTCGAGGTGGCCTGCTCGCTCCCCCACTACCGGAAGCTCGGCACCGACGCCCAGCGCGGTGACGGGACCTACGACAAGTCGATCCGCGCGCTCGCCGCGCTCAACGAGGCCGGCTACGGCCAGGGCGACCCGGACAAGGTCCTCACGCTGGTGACGAACCCGGTCGGGAGCTTCCTCGCCGGCAGCCAGGCGTCGCTCGAGGCCGAGTGGAAGGCGGCGCTCCAACGGTACCACAGCGTCTCGTTCGACCGCCTCTTCGCGCTCAACAACATGCCGATGAGCCGCTACCTCGAATGGCTGCTGGAGAAGGGCCAGCTCGACGCCTATATGGACCGTCTGCTGGGCGCGTTCAACCCCGCCGCCATCGACGGGCTGATGTGCCGGAACACGATCTCGGTCGGCTGGGACGGGAAGATCTACGACTGCGACTTCAACCAGCAGCTGGAGATGGACGCGGCCGTCCCGTTCGGGCACGTCGCCGACTTCGACCTCGACGCATGGCAGGCGCGGACGGTGCGGACGGAGCGGCACTGCTACGGGTGCACGGCCGGCGCAGGCTCGTCGTGCGGCGGCGCGACGGCCTAG
- a CDS encoding DUF6503 family protein — MSRLAAVALLTLLAACERPAPQGDPEALALLDRARAHHGSALLDDATVRFAFRGTPFVAERDGGRFRYSRTLTDERGRVIEEVVDNDGAHRFVDGVEAPLTADGAAALTTGVNSVVYFALLPAPLADPAVRARLLTPDRVGGEDYDRVEVTFAQNGGGADYQDRYVYWLRQSDGQIGHYAYTYEVTPGDTARAATGTRFRVPIRTWREGGVVFQDWRNLSADSLGALRAFGDAYDAGRTFEVSTVVLDSVRVER, encoded by the coding sequence GTGTCCCGTCTCGCCGCCGTCGCCCTTCTCACGCTGCTCGCCGCCTGCGAGCGGCCAGCGCCGCAGGGCGACCCCGAGGCCCTCGCCCTCCTCGACCGGGCCCGAGCGCACCACGGCTCGGCCCTCCTCGACGACGCGACCGTCCGGTTCGCCTTCCGCGGCACGCCGTTCGTCGCCGAGCGCGACGGCGGCCGGTTCCGCTACAGCCGGACGCTCACGGACGAGCGGGGGCGCGTGATCGAGGAGGTCGTCGACAACGACGGGGCGCACCGGTTTGTCGACGGCGTCGAGGCTCCGCTGACGGCCGACGGGGCGGCGGCGCTCACGACGGGCGTGAACTCGGTCGTCTACTTCGCCCTCCTCCCGGCGCCGCTCGCCGACCCGGCCGTCCGCGCCCGGCTCCTCACGCCCGACCGCGTCGGCGGGGAGGACTACGACCGGGTCGAGGTCACGTTCGCCCAGAACGGCGGCGGGGCCGACTACCAGGACCGCTACGTCTACTGGCTCCGCCAGTCGGACGGACAGATCGGCCACTACGCCTACACCTATGAGGTCACGCCGGGCGACACGGCGCGGGCGGCGACCGGCACCCGCTTCCGCGTCCCGATCCGGACGTGGCGCGAGGGCGGCGTCGTGTTCCAGGACTGGCGGAACCTCTCGGCCGACTCGCTCGGCGCCCTCCGCGCCTTCGGCGACGCCTACGACGCCGGGCGGACGTTCGAAGTGTCGACCGTTGTGCTCGACTCGGTCCGCGTGGAACGCTAG
- a CDS encoding T9SS type A sorting domain-containing protein has protein sequence MTPPLRRASWSGLGRFVAVLVAFATAAGAQPAPAGTWSDVFAYPGVRLSADLAPYNGGDAVVEAVEPDGHGGVYVAGRFDTVDGQAVTSIAHWDGQAWRPLGRGLTNNDTYSGGLPLVNDLLLASDGSLYVAGQFTGALQPNGRAVLARSVIRWTGTAWEPLGGGLLNGDPFYYSATAGALAEGPDGALYVGGIFDSAVGADGQPVGARGVAVWADGTWADLPGLGTSTAGVDAVAVRDDGVIALGGAFEGDGYYSPGVLLYRPDGTTERVLSGTTSVFALAWIDDALYVGGSFNVWTADVGGVAVRNVARWTDGQWDALQGGTDGPVHGIEPDGTGGFYAVGTFAWAGTDDVGAYPEPGGPPSDISVAARGVARWDGAAWSGEGAVMPFPTWYWYGYGSEVGPRAVAVVGDDLVIGGQFDGVEGPGGASRNTSNVAVRRGGAWGPLSTFGGGAALGRRQSSQYAQPSAVRATAPNPCGAGVLVAGKIETVGAADSVSVALWDGGAWRAVPGRLSYHGSAGTAAALAPAGCAGGQPRFFVAGSFTSVILEDGTALDAPGVAYWDGTAWSALGGTPPEGEIRALAYDGRALVAGGYLTRSGVPAVFSWAPGAGWQMLGRVDGTVYALAYGPDGALYVGGAFSTVQQPSGLTLQLQGLVRWPGAEWQWIGSPTYGEVRALAFGPDGTLYAGGAFDQFEQPSRPATPARRIAAWDGTSWTDAGDPSATVSALAVGADGRIYAGQDPAGSGYYYTSGADRLFAFGDGGWEGLGVRDGGVATLTLVGEDLYVGGTFRSAGGTPSAYLGLYVDPLATPTAGRPTGPALALSAAPNPTRGRTTLTVSVSEAGPVRVAVYDALGRQVALLADGPRPAGPLTLDLDATRLPAGVYVARATLGAETTARTFTVAR, from the coding sequence ATGACCCCTCCCCTCCGCCGGGCCTCCTGGTCCGGCCTCGGCCGCTTTGTCGCGGTCCTCGTCGCGTTCGCGACCGCCGCCGGCGCGCAGCCGGCCCCCGCCGGGACTTGGTCCGACGTGTTCGCGTACCCGGGCGTCCGCCTCTCTGCCGACCTCGCGCCTTACAACGGCGGGGACGCCGTCGTCGAGGCCGTCGAGCCGGATGGGCACGGCGGCGTCTACGTGGCCGGCCGCTTCGACACCGTCGACGGGCAGGCCGTCACGAGCATCGCCCACTGGGACGGGCAGGCGTGGCGCCCGCTCGGCCGCGGCCTCACCAACAACGACACGTACTCGGGCGGGCTCCCGCTCGTGAACGACCTGCTCCTCGCCAGCGACGGGTCGCTGTACGTCGCCGGCCAGTTCACGGGTGCCCTCCAGCCGAACGGCCGGGCGGTCCTCGCCCGGTCCGTCATCCGGTGGACCGGGACGGCGTGGGAGCCGCTCGGCGGCGGCCTCCTCAACGGCGACCCGTTCTACTATTCGGCCACGGCCGGCGCGCTGGCGGAGGGCCCCGACGGCGCCCTCTACGTCGGCGGCATCTTCGACTCGGCCGTCGGCGCCGACGGCCAGCCGGTCGGCGCGAGGGGCGTCGCCGTGTGGGCCGACGGCACATGGGCCGACCTTCCCGGCCTCGGCACGTCGACCGCTGGCGTCGACGCGGTCGCGGTGCGCGACGACGGCGTGATCGCACTCGGCGGAGCGTTCGAGGGAGACGGGTACTACTCACCGGGCGTCCTGCTCTACCGGCCGGATGGGACGACCGAGCGGGTGCTCAGCGGGACCACCTCCGTCTTCGCGCTCGCCTGGATCGACGACGCGCTCTACGTCGGCGGCTCGTTCAACGTGTGGACGGCGGACGTCGGCGGCGTCGCCGTCCGCAACGTGGCGCGGTGGACGGACGGCCAGTGGGACGCGCTCCAGGGCGGGACCGACGGCCCGGTCCACGGGATCGAGCCCGACGGGACGGGCGGGTTCTACGCCGTGGGGACGTTCGCGTGGGCGGGGACTGACGACGTCGGGGCGTACCCCGAGCCGGGCGGCCCCCCGAGCGACATCTCGGTCGCGGCCCGTGGCGTTGCCCGGTGGGACGGCGCCGCGTGGAGCGGCGAGGGCGCCGTGATGCCGTTCCCCACCTGGTACTGGTACGGGTACGGGAGTGAGGTCGGACCGCGGGCGGTCGCTGTTGTCGGCGACGACCTCGTGATCGGCGGCCAGTTCGACGGCGTGGAGGGGCCGGGCGGCGCGAGCCGGAACACCTCCAATGTCGCCGTCCGCCGCGGGGGCGCGTGGGGCCCGTTGAGCACGTTCGGGGGCGGGGCCGCCCTCGGCCGCCGCCAGTCGAGCCAGTACGCTCAGCCGTCGGCGGTCCGGGCGACCGCCCCGAACCCGTGTGGCGCCGGCGTCCTGGTCGCGGGTAAGATCGAGACCGTCGGAGCGGCCGACTCCGTGAGCGTGGCGCTGTGGGACGGAGGGGCGTGGCGCGCGGTCCCCGGCAGGCTCAGCTATCACGGTTCCGCTGGGACCGCCGCGGCCTTGGCTCCGGCCGGGTGCGCGGGGGGCCAGCCCCGGTTCTTTGTCGCGGGCTCGTTCACGTCGGTCATCCTGGAGGACGGGACGGCGCTCGACGCGCCGGGCGTGGCATACTGGGACGGCACGGCGTGGTCCGCGCTCGGCGGGACGCCGCCCGAGGGCGAGATCCGAGCGCTCGCCTACGACGGCCGGGCGCTCGTGGCCGGGGGCTACCTCACCCGCAGCGGGGTTCCGGCCGTGTTCTCCTGGGCGCCGGGCGCGGGGTGGCAGATGCTGGGCCGCGTCGACGGGACCGTCTACGCCCTCGCCTACGGCCCCGACGGAGCGCTCTACGTCGGCGGCGCCTTCTCCACGGTCCAGCAGCCGAGCGGGCTCACGCTCCAACTCCAGGGACTCGTCCGGTGGCCCGGCGCCGAGTGGCAGTGGATCGGGAGCCCGACCTACGGCGAGGTCCGCGCCCTCGCGTTCGGGCCCGACGGGACGCTCTACGCGGGGGGCGCGTTCGACCAGTTCGAGCAGCCGTCCCGCCCGGCCACGCCGGCCCGACGCATCGCGGCCTGGGACGGGACCTCCTGGACCGATGCGGGCGACCCCTCCGCCACCGTCTCAGCCCTCGCGGTCGGCGCAGATGGGCGGATCTACGCGGGGCAGGACCCGGCCGGGAGCGGGTACTACTACACCTCCGGCGCCGACCGGCTGTTCGCGTTCGGCGACGGCGGCTGGGAAGGGCTCGGCGTCCGCGACGGCGGCGTCGCCACGCTCACGCTCGTCGGCGAGGACCTCTACGTGGGCGGGACGTTCCGGTCGGCGGGCGGGACGCCGTCGGCCTACCTCGGCCTCTACGTCGACCCGCTGGCGACACCGACGGCCGGCCGGCCGACCGGCCCGGCGCTGGCCCTGTCGGCGGCCCCGAACCCGACGCGCGGACGGACGACGCTCACCGTCAGCGTCTCGGAGGCCGGCCCGGTGCGGGTGGCCGTCTACGACGCGCTCGGGCGCCAGGTGGCCCTGCTCGCCGACGGGCCGCGGCCCGCCGGACCGCTCACGCTCGACCTCGACGCGACCCGGCTCCCGGCCGGCGTCTACGTCGCCCGCGCCACCCTCGGCGCCGAGACGACCGCGCGGACGTTTACCGTCGCCCGCTAG
- a CDS encoding acetate/propionate family kinase: MTVLVLNAGSSSLKVDLIDAAAGQTLAAGQVERIGAVSSLASFRVGDAKPERISLKAPDHAAALSHLLETMREADGEEDRLPDVEAVGHRVVHGGERFAESALIDGEVVDAIRDAFDLAPLHNPANLQGIRAAQKAFPDVPQVAVFDTAFHQTIPAEAYLYALPNRLYRRHKIRRYGFHGTSHYYVSRRLYELAGLDQQNSRVVTIHLGNGCSMAAIRDGKSVDTSMGMTPLEGLVMGTRSGDLDPSIVFEVMEKEDMPLAEVHTLLNRYSGLLGLSGYAADMRDLLAEAADGDVRCQQAIDVFCYRVKSYLGRYLAVLGGLDAVAFTAGIGTFAAPVRAQILYGLAGLGMTLDAGANEAANGTEAVITTPDSAVPVWVVPTNEELVIAQDTQKLALAARQSPFV; the protein is encoded by the coding sequence GTGACCGTCCTCGTCCTCAACGCCGGGTCCTCCTCGCTCAAGGTCGACCTGATCGACGCCGCGGCCGGGCAGACGCTCGCGGCCGGGCAGGTCGAGCGGATCGGCGCCGTCTCGTCGCTCGCCTCGTTCCGCGTCGGCGACGCCAAGCCGGAGCGGATCTCGCTCAAGGCGCCCGACCACGCCGCCGCGTTGTCCCACCTCCTCGAGACGATGCGCGAGGCGGACGGGGAGGAGGACCGGCTCCCCGACGTCGAGGCCGTCGGGCACCGCGTGGTCCACGGCGGCGAGCGGTTCGCGGAGTCCGCCCTCATCGACGGCGAGGTGGTCGACGCCATCCGCGACGCGTTTGACCTCGCCCCGCTCCACAACCCGGCCAACCTCCAGGGCATCCGTGCGGCCCAGAAGGCGTTCCCGGACGTCCCGCAGGTCGCCGTCTTCGACACGGCGTTCCACCAGACGATCCCGGCCGAGGCCTACCTCTACGCGCTCCCGAACCGGCTCTACCGGCGCCACAAGATCCGTCGGTACGGGTTCCACGGGACGAGCCACTACTACGTCTCGCGGCGGCTCTACGAGTTGGCAGGGCTCGACCAGCAGAACAGCCGGGTCGTCACGATCCACCTCGGCAACGGGTGCTCGATGGCTGCCATCCGCGACGGCAAGTCCGTCGACACGTCGATGGGGATGACGCCGCTGGAGGGCCTCGTGATGGGCACGCGCTCGGGCGACCTCGACCCGTCCATCGTGTTCGAGGTGATGGAGAAGGAGGACATGCCGCTCGCCGAGGTCCACACGCTCCTCAACCGGTACTCGGGGCTCCTCGGGCTGAGCGGCTACGCGGCCGACATGCGCGACCTCCTCGCCGAGGCGGCCGACGGCGACGTCCGCTGCCAGCAGGCCATCGACGTGTTCTGTTACCGCGTCAAGTCGTACTTGGGCCGGTACCTCGCGGTCCTGGGCGGGCTCGACGCGGTCGCGTTCACGGCCGGCATCGGGACGTTCGCGGCGCCGGTCCGCGCGCAGATCCTCTACGGGTTGGCCGGCCTCGGGATGACGCTCGACGCTGGGGCGAACGAGGCCGCCAACGGCACCGAGGCGGTCATCACCACGCCCGACAGCGCCGTGCCGGTGTGGGTCGTCCCGACCAACGAGGAGCTCGTGATCGCGCAGGACACGCAGAAGCTGGCGCTCGCCGCCCGCCAGTCGCCGTTCGTGTAA
- a CDS encoding acyclic terpene utilization AtuA family protein, producing the protein MPDTLRIASGQGFWGDLQRAPIDQARRGPIDVLVMDYLAEVTMSILQKQKLRDPSMGYARDFVEVVTELAPDVKEKGFKIISNAGGVNPVACAEAIVAGARARGATGLKVAVVTGDDLLDRLDDLLDRGVELKHMETGEPLSTVRDRVVSANAYLGAQPIAEALALGADVVVTGRTTDTGLTLAPLVDRFGWDWADWDKMAAGTVAGHILECGAQSSGGNFTDWRDVPDMASIGFPIAEVSADGSFVVTKHEGTGGLVSRGTVAEQLLYEIGDPTDYITPDVVADFTSIQLEDEGGDRVRVSGIRGSEDTEFLKVSAAYSDGWKATSTLVYAWPEAAAKARAAARILKDRLDALGLEFEEYRAEIVGLNALSEVAEADPTREADLDEVQLRVSVRGQDKAAVEQFGREIAPLILTGPSAVTGFAGGRPRPSEVVAYWPALIPKSEVQTEVRLLEV; encoded by the coding sequence ATGCCCGACACGCTTCGCATCGCCTCCGGCCAGGGCTTCTGGGGCGACCTCCAGCGCGCCCCCATCGACCAGGCCCGCCGCGGCCCCATCGACGTCCTGGTCATGGACTACCTCGCCGAGGTGACCATGTCGATCCTCCAGAAGCAGAAGCTCCGCGACCCCTCCATGGGCTACGCCCGCGACTTCGTCGAGGTCGTGACGGAGCTGGCGCCGGACGTCAAGGAGAAGGGGTTCAAGATCATCTCGAACGCGGGCGGCGTGAACCCCGTCGCCTGCGCCGAGGCCATCGTCGCCGGCGCCCGTGCGCGCGGAGCGACCGGCCTCAAGGTCGCCGTCGTCACCGGCGACGACCTCCTGGACCGTCTCGACGACCTCCTGGACCGGGGCGTCGAACTGAAGCACATGGAGACCGGCGAGCCGCTCTCGACCGTCCGCGACCGCGTCGTGAGCGCGAACGCCTACCTCGGCGCCCAGCCCATCGCCGAGGCGCTGGCCCTCGGCGCCGACGTCGTCGTGACGGGCCGGACGACCGACACCGGGCTCACGCTCGCCCCGCTCGTCGACCGCTTCGGGTGGGACTGGGCCGACTGGGACAAGATGGCGGCCGGCACCGTCGCGGGGCACATCCTCGAGTGCGGCGCACAGTCGTCGGGCGGCAACTTCACCGACTGGCGGGACGTGCCGGACATGGCCTCCATCGGGTTCCCCATCGCCGAGGTCTCGGCCGACGGCTCGTTCGTGGTCACGAAGCACGAGGGGACGGGCGGGCTCGTCAGCCGCGGGACCGTCGCCGAGCAGCTCCTCTACGAGATCGGCGACCCGACCGACTACATCACGCCCGACGTCGTGGCCGACTTTACGTCCATCCAGTTGGAGGACGAGGGCGGCGACCGCGTCCGCGTGAGCGGCATCCGCGGTTCCGAAGACACCGAGTTCCTCAAGGTCTCGGCCGCGTACTCGGATGGCTGGAAGGCGACCTCGACGCTCGTCTACGCCTGGCCCGAGGCCGCTGCCAAGGCCCGCGCCGCGGCGCGCATCCTGAAGGACCGGCTCGACGCGCTCGGCCTCGAGTTCGAGGAGTACCGCGCCGAGATCGTCGGGCTCAACGCGCTCTCCGAGGTCGCCGAGGCCGACCCGACGCGAGAGGCGGACCTCGACGAGGTTCAACTCCGCGTGTCAGTGCGCGGCCAGGACAAAGCGGCCGTCGAGCAGTTCGGCCGCGAGATCGCCCCGCTCATCCTGACCGGGCCCAGCGCGGTCACCGGGTTCGCCGGCGGGCGGCCCCGACCGAGCGAAGTCGTGGCGTATTGGCCCGCGTTGATCCCGAAGTCGGAGGTCCAGACCGAGGTCCGCCTCCTGGAGGTGTAG
- a CDS encoding DUF4235 domain-containing protein, producing MLTHKQRWIAVSGLSAMAAAFATRSLLRRSWHAATGEDPPMNPADSDTAWTEAAVWTIAASVVAGLSRLTARRAAAHVLDGSVPDDKFGG from the coding sequence ATGCTCACCCACAAGCAACGCTGGATCGCCGTCTCCGGCCTTTCGGCCATGGCCGCCGCCTTCGCGACCCGCTCGCTGCTCCGCCGCTCGTGGCACGCCGCCACTGGCGAAGACCCGCCCATGAACCCGGCTGACTCGGACACGGCCTGGACCGAGGCCGCCGTCTGGACGATCGCGGCCAGCGTCGTCGCCGGCCTCTCGCGACTGACAGCCCGCCGCGCGGCCGCGCACGTCCTCGACGGCTCCGTCCCCGACGACAAGTTCGGCGGCTAA